The following coding sequences are from one Rutidosis leptorrhynchoides isolate AG116_Rl617_1_P2 chromosome 11, CSIRO_AGI_Rlap_v1, whole genome shotgun sequence window:
- the LOC139877751 gene encoding probable receptor-like protein kinase At2g23200, whose translation MKRLHICIGVATALDFLHSGVGKQATVIHRDIKTENILLTAELNAKLADFGLSLISAINKETDYVIDGACGTPGYVDPLYVQSNFLTKESDIYSFGVVLFEILCGRSTFFIHKQKGVYIPSFIKNSFDKGKIDEVVFEKIKTQIKPEALTEFYTIAYRCLNEKREERPKAKEVVEQLNKALELQMSTGDGASSTTNTSFQVQD comes from the exons ATGAAACGACTTCACATTTGTATTGGTGTTGCAACCGCATTGGATTTCCTTCATAGCGGAGTCGGAAAACAAGCAACGGTGATACATAGGGACATCAAAACCGAGAACATTCTGTTAACAGCTGAATTAAATGCAAAACTTGCTGATTTTGGACTTTCCTTGATAAGTGCAATAAATAAAGAAACTGATTACGTGATCGATGGTGCTTGCGGCACACCTGGCTACGTAGATCCACTTTACGTGCAATCAAATTTCTTAACCAAAGAATCTGATATATATTCGTTTGGTGTTGTTTTGTTTGAGATCTTATGTGGAAGATCAACGTTTTTTATCCACAAACAGAAAGGTGTCTATATACCAAGTTTCATCAAGAACAGCTTTGATAAAGGAAAAATagatgaagtggtgtttgagaaaaTAAAAACACAGATCAAACCGGAAGCACTAACTGAATTTTACACAATTGCCTACCGGTGCTTAAATGAGAAAAGAGAAGAACGACCAAAAGCGAAAGAAGTCGTGGAACAACTCAACAAGGCATTGGAATTACAA atGTCAACAGGTGATGGAGCTTCTTCCACAACAAATACTTCATTTCAAGTGCAAGATTGA